One window of Myxocyprinus asiaticus isolate MX2 ecotype Aquarium Trade chromosome 6, UBuf_Myxa_2, whole genome shotgun sequence genomic DNA carries:
- the LOC127442530 gene encoding ras-related protein Rab-8A, with product MAKTYDYLFKLLLIGDSGVGKTCVLFRFSEDAFNSTFISTIGIDFKIRTIELDGKKIKLQIWDTAGQERFRTITTAYYRGAMGIMLVYDITNEKSFDNIKNWIRNIEEHASADVEKMILGNKCDINEKRQVSKDRGEKLALEYGIKFMETSAKANINVENAFLTLARDIKAKMDMKLEGNNPQGSNHGVKITTEQQKKSSFFRCVLL from the exons ATGGCGAAGACTTACGACTATTTGTTTAAACTGCTGTTAATCGGGGATTCGGGCGTCGGGAAGACCTGCGTGTTGTTCAGATTTTCGGAGGATGCCTTTAACTCGACTTTCATTTCGACGATAG GCATCGATTTCAAAATTAGGACAATAGAACTAGATGGCAAGAAGATCAAGTTACAGATATG GGACACAGCTGGACAGGAGCGATTCAGAACAATCACAACGGCGTATTACAGAGGTGCAATG GGTATCATGCTGGTTTATGATATTACCAATGAGAAATCCTTTGACAACATCAAGAACTGGATCCGGAACATAGAGGAG CATGCATCAGCAGATGTAGAGAAAATGATTTTGGGGAACAAATGTGACATCAACGAGAAGAGGCAGGTGTCCAAAGACAGAGGGGAGAAG CTGGCGTTAGAATACGGCATCAAGTTCATGGAGACGAGTGCGAAGGCTAATATCAACGTCGAAAAC GCATTCTTAACGCTTGCCAGAGACATAAAAGCAAAGATGGACATGAAATTG GAGGGTAACAATCCTCAGGGCAGCAATCATGGAGTGAAAATTACCACTGAACAGCAGAAAAAGAGCAGCTTCTTTCGCTGTGTGCTACTGTGA